A genomic segment from Pseudomonas sp. S09G 359 encodes:
- the fleN gene encoding flagellar synthesis regulator FleN, whose product MGSMHPVQVIAVTGGKGGVGKTNVSVNLSLALAELGRRVMLLDADLGLANVDVLLGLTPKHTLADVIEGRCELRDVLLQGPGGIRIVPAASGTQSMVHLSPAQHAGLIQAFSDIGDNLDVLVIDTAAGIGESVVSFVRAAQEVLLVVCDEPTSITDAYALIKLLNRDYGMNRFRVLANMAQSPQEGRNLFAKLTKVTDRFLDVALQYVGAVPYDECVRKAVQKQRAVYEAFPRSKCALAFKAIAQKVDTWPLPANPRGHLEFFVERLVHQTSAGPVL is encoded by the coding sequence ATGGGCAGCATGCATCCCGTACAGGTGATCGCGGTGACCGGCGGCAAAGGTGGCGTCGGGAAAACTAACGTGTCAGTGAATTTGTCCCTGGCCCTGGCAGAGCTTGGCCGTCGTGTCATGCTGCTGGATGCTGACCTGGGGCTGGCGAACGTCGACGTTCTGCTGGGGCTGACGCCCAAACACACCCTGGCCGATGTGATCGAGGGCCGCTGTGAGCTGCGCGACGTGCTGCTGCAGGGCCCCGGTGGCATCCGCATCGTGCCGGCCGCCTCCGGTACCCAGAGCATGGTGCATCTGAGCCCGGCGCAGCATGCCGGCCTGATCCAGGCCTTCAGTGACATCGGCGACAACCTCGACGTGCTGGTGATCGACACCGCCGCCGGGATCGGCGAGTCGGTGGTCAGCTTCGTGCGCGCCGCGCAGGAAGTATTGCTGGTGGTCTGCGATGAACCCACCTCGATCACCGACGCCTACGCCCTGATCAAACTGCTTAACCGTGACTACGGCATGAACCGCTTCCGCGTGCTGGCCAACATGGCCCAGAGCCCACAGGAAGGTCGCAACCTGTTCGCCAAGTTGACCAAGGTCACGGATCGCTTCCTCGATGTCGCCTTACAATACGTCGGCGCAGTTCCCTACGACGAGTGTGTACGCAAGGCTGTGCAAAAGCAGCGTGCAGTCTACGAAGCGTTCCCTCGTTCCAAATGCGCACTGGCGTTCAAGGCTATTGCCCAGAAGGTCGATACCTGGCCGTTGCCTGCCAACCCGCGGGGGCATCTGGAGTTTTTCGTCGAGCGATTGGTGCATCAGACGAGCGCAGGACCGGTGCTATGA
- the flhF gene encoding flagellar biosynthesis protein FlhF, producing the protein MQVKRFFAADMRQAMKLVRDELGADAAIIGNRRIAGGVELTAALDYTPSALAPRVPNMELEDELRKTASRIVSAQAELSMRGDSDATTNRQLFAGLPLTAAEPLVEPTFVEPPRPAAPAPAAAVDQRVFDSMRFELNGLRELLEVQLGSLAWTQLQGSKPQQANLWRRLQRIGLSGPLSRDLLALTTEIEEPRQAWRMLLAHLARMIVTPEIEPLEEGGVIAMVGPAGMGKTTTLAKLAARYVLKYGAHNIALVSMDSYRIGAQEQLKTLGRILNVSVTHVDPGQSLANALDPLLRKRVVLIDTAGLQASDPALRMQLESLAGRGIKSKNYLVLATTSQKQVLTAAYHSYKRCGLAGCILTKLDETASLGEVLSLAISHELPVAYLTDGPRIPDDLHLPRRHQLVSRAVSVQMQEEPSEEAMADMFADLYHNPAKRVG; encoded by the coding sequence ATGCAAGTTAAGCGTTTTTTCGCCGCCGATATGCGTCAGGCCATGAAACTGGTTCGTGATGAGCTGGGCGCCGACGCCGCGATCATCGGCAACCGTCGTATTGCCGGCGGTGTCGAGCTGACGGCTGCCCTGGATTACACCCCCTCGGCCCTGGCGCCGCGCGTGCCGAACATGGAGCTCGAAGACGAGCTGCGCAAGACCGCTTCGCGGATCGTCTCGGCCCAGGCCGAACTGAGCATGCGTGGCGACAGCGATGCCACCACCAACCGCCAGTTGTTTGCCGGCCTGCCGCTGACCGCTGCCGAGCCGTTGGTTGAGCCGACCTTTGTTGAACCGCCACGTCCTGCAGCGCCGGCTCCGGCTGCCGCAGTCGACCAGCGTGTGTTCGACTCGATGCGCTTTGAACTCAATGGCCTGCGCGAGCTGCTTGAAGTACAACTCGGCTCGCTGGCCTGGACCCAACTGCAAGGCAGCAAGCCGCAGCAGGCCAACCTGTGGCGTCGGCTGCAACGTATCGGCTTGTCCGGCCCGTTGTCCCGCGACCTGCTGGCCCTGACCACCGAAATCGAAGAGCCTCGCCAGGCCTGGCGCATGTTGCTGGCGCACTTGGCGCGCATGATCGTCACCCCGGAAATCGAGCCGCTGGAAGAGGGCGGTGTGATCGCCATGGTCGGCCCTGCCGGCATGGGCAAGACCACCACCCTGGCCAAGTTGGCGGCGCGTTATGTGCTCAAGTACGGCGCGCATAACATCGCGCTGGTGAGCATGGACAGCTACCGTATCGGCGCCCAGGAGCAGCTCAAGACCTTGGGTCGTATCCTCAATGTGTCGGTGACCCACGTGGACCCGGGCCAGTCCCTGGCCAACGCGTTGGACCCGCTGCTGCGCAAGCGCGTGGTGCTGATCGATACCGCCGGCCTGCAAGCCAGCGACCCGGCACTGCGCATGCAGCTGGAAAGCCTGGCCGGGCGTGGGATCAAATCAAAAAATTACCTGGTGCTTGCAACCACCAGCCAGAAACAGGTTCTTACCGCTGCATACCATAGTTACAAACGCTGCGGCCTGGCCGGTTGCATCCTCACCAAGCTCGATGAAACCGCGAGCCTGGGCGAGGTATTGAGCCTGGCCATCAGCCATGAATTGCCGGTTGCCTACCTCACCGACGGGCCGCGGATCCCGGATGATCTGCATCTGCCGCGCCGTCATCAGTTGGTCAGCCGTGCAGTCAGCGTGCAAATGCAAGAAGAGCCTAGCGAGGAAGCGATGGCCGATATGTTCGCCGACCTCTACCACAACCCGGCAAAGCGGGTGGGTTGA
- the fliR gene encoding flagellar biosynthetic protein FliR, whose product MQSLLALTDTQISTWVASFILPLFRVTAMLMAMPVFGTTLVPRRVRLYFAVAITVVLVPGLPPMPPVNALDLSALMLIAEQILIGTMLGFSLQLFFQAFVIAGQIISIQMGMGFASMVDPTNGVSAAVIGQFLTMLVTLLFLAMNGHLVAFEVLTESFTTLPVGSGLVVNHFWEVVGRLGWVLGASLLLVLPAITALLVVNIAFGVMTRAAPQLNIFSIGFPLTLVLGMGIFWVGLADILNQYQPLATDALQFLRDLARAR is encoded by the coding sequence ATGCAGTCTTTGCTGGCATTGACCGACACCCAGATAAGCACCTGGGTGGCTTCCTTCATCCTGCCGTTGTTCCGGGTGACGGCCATGTTGATGGCCATGCCGGTGTTCGGTACTACCCTGGTGCCGCGCCGGGTGCGTCTGTATTTCGCGGTGGCGATCACGGTAGTGCTGGTGCCGGGCTTGCCGCCCATGCCGCCGGTGAATGCCCTGGATCTGAGTGCGCTGATGCTGATCGCTGAGCAGATCCTGATCGGCACCATGCTCGGCTTCTCCCTGCAGCTGTTTTTCCAGGCCTTTGTGATCGCCGGGCAAATCATCTCGATCCAGATGGGCATGGGCTTCGCATCCATGGTCGACCCTACCAACGGCGTGTCGGCGGCGGTGATCGGGCAATTCCTGACCATGCTGGTGACCTTGCTGTTTCTGGCGATGAACGGCCACCTGGTGGCCTTCGAGGTGCTGACCGAAAGCTTCACCACCTTGCCAGTGGGCTCGGGCCTGGTGGTCAATCACTTCTGGGAAGTGGTCGGGCGTCTCGGTTGGGTGCTCGGCGCGTCGCTGTTGCTGGTATTGCCGGCGATTACCGCGTTGCTGGTGGTCAACATCGCGTTTGGGGTGATGACCCGTGCGGCGCCGCAATTGAACATTTTCTCGATTGGTTTCCCGCTGACCTTGGTGTTGGGCATGGGGATTTTCTGGGTCGGCCTGGCTGACATTCTCAATCAGTATCAGCCGCTGGCGACCGACGCCTTGCAGTTCTTACGTGATCTGGCACGGGCGCGCTGA
- a CDS encoding chemotaxis response regulator CheY translates to MKILIVDDFSTMRRIIKNLLRDLGFTNTVEADDGITAIPILNSGSIDFLVTDWNMPGMTGIDLLRHVRADEKLRSLPVLMVTAEAKREQIIEAAQAGVNGYVVKPFTALALKEKIEKIFERIHG, encoded by the coding sequence ATGAAAATCCTCATCGTTGATGACTTCTCAACGATGCGGCGGATCATAAAAAACCTGTTGCGTGACCTTGGGTTCACTAACACGGTCGAGGCGGATGACGGCATTACGGCGATTCCGATCCTCAACAGCGGGAGCATCGACTTTCTGGTAACAGACTGGAACATGCCGGGCATGACCGGTATCGACCTGCTGCGCCACGTGCGCGCTGACGAAAAGCTGCGCAGCCTGCCGGTGCTGATGGTGACCGCCGAAGCCAAGCGTGAACAGATCATCGAAGCCGCCCAAGCTGGGGTTAACGGCTATGTGGTCAAGCCATTCACTGCATTGGCCTTGAAAGAGAAGATCGAAAAAATCTTCGAACGCATCCACGGCTAA
- a CDS encoding cold-shock protein — MATGTVKWFNAEKGFGFITQDDGGTDVFVHFSAIQGDGFKTLEEGKRVEFEVKPGQKGPQAENVRLT; from the coding sequence ATGGCAACGGGCACGGTGAAGTGGTTCAACGCGGAAAAGGGCTTTGGGTTTATCACTCAGGACGACGGAGGGACGGATGTGTTCGTGCACTTTTCGGCGATTCAGGGGGATGGATTCAAAACGCTCGAAGAAGGCAAAAGAGTCGAGTTTGAAGTGAAACCAGGACAAAAAGGCCCGCAGGCCGAGAACGTGCGACTCACGTGA
- a CDS encoding chemotaxis protein CheA encodes MSFGADEEILQDFLVEAGEILEQLSEQLVELESRPDDANLLNAIFRGFHTVKGGAGFLQLHELVECCHIAENVFDILRKGERHVDSELMDVILEALDAVNGMFSEVRERAPITAATPELLAALARYAEPADLSAAPAVEAAPEPVAEPEADVTDSEFEQLLNSLNAVKAEAEAPAAVAAPAAPTSEDITDAEFESLLDQLHGKGQFAADAVAPAAAAEAPAAAASTDITDDEFEALLDQLHGKGTFAADALPEVAAAPAPASEPAASAAPAGDGLISDHEFEALLDDLHGKGKFTEVAPAAAAAVATAAPVAAKAAAPAAKPAPAPAAAPAPARAAAAPVAEKPASEAETTVRVDTARLDDIMNMVGELVLVRNRLVRLGLTSGDEAMQKAVSNLDVVTADLQTAVMKTRMQPIKKVFGRFPRLVRDLARQLKKEINLELVGEETDLDKNLVEALADPLVHLVRNAVDHGVETPEEREASGKSRGGKVILAAEQEGDHILLSITDDGKGMDPTILRNIAVKRGVMDKDAADRLTDTECYNLIFAPGFSTKTEISDVSGRGVGMDVVKTKISQLNGSINIYSTKGQGSKIVIKVPLTLAIMPTLMVMLGNQAFAFPLVNVNEIFHLDLSRTNVVDGQEVVIVRDKALPLFYLKRWLVASAKHEEQREGHVVILSVGTQRIGFVVDQLVGQEEVVIKPLGKMLQGTPGMSGATITGDGRIALILDVPSMLKRYAARRI; translated from the coding sequence ATGAGCTTCGGCGCCGATGAAGAAATCCTTCAGGATTTCCTTGTAGAGGCCGGCGAAATTTTAGAGCAACTGTCCGAACAACTGGTCGAGCTGGAAAGCCGCCCGGATGATGCGAACCTGCTCAATGCAATTTTTCGCGGTTTTCACACTGTAAAAGGGGGCGCCGGCTTCCTCCAGCTCCATGAGCTGGTGGAGTGCTGCCACATCGCCGAGAACGTGTTCGACATCCTGCGCAAGGGTGAGCGTCACGTTGATTCGGAATTGATGGACGTGATTCTCGAAGCACTGGATGCGGTCAACGGCATGTTCAGCGAAGTGCGCGAACGTGCACCGATCACGGCGGCTACGCCGGAACTGCTGGCCGCCCTGGCGCGCTATGCGGAGCCGGCCGACCTGTCCGCTGCGCCGGCCGTTGAAGCTGCGCCAGAGCCTGTGGCTGAGCCTGAAGCGGATGTGACGGACAGCGAGTTCGAGCAGTTGCTCAACTCCCTCAATGCCGTCAAGGCCGAGGCCGAAGCACCGGCGGCGGTTGCCGCACCGGCAGCGCCGACCAGCGAAGACATCACTGACGCAGAGTTTGAATCCCTGCTCGACCAGTTGCACGGCAAAGGCCAGTTCGCTGCCGACGCCGTGGCACCGGCCGCTGCCGCCGAAGCGCCTGCCGCCGCGGCCAGCACCGACATTACCGACGACGAATTCGAAGCGTTGCTCGACCAACTGCATGGCAAAGGCACGTTTGCGGCCGACGCCTTGCCGGAAGTCGCGGCAGCCCCTGCGCCAGCTTCTGAGCCCGCTGCCAGTGCCGCACCGGCTGGCGACGGCCTGATCTCCGATCACGAATTCGAAGCCCTGTTGGACGATTTGCACGGCAAGGGCAAGTTCACCGAAGTCGCCCCGGCTGCCGCTGCAGCCGTTGCCACGGCGGCACCGGTTGCCGCCAAAGCCGCTGCGCCGGCCGCCAAGCCTGCGCCGGCCCCGGCTGCCGCCCCGGCCCCAGCGCGTGCCGCTGCGGCGCCGGTCGCCGAGAAACCCGCCAGTGAAGCCGAAACCACCGTGCGGGTTGATACCGCGCGCCTGGACGACATCATGAACATGGTCGGCGAGCTGGTACTGGTGCGTAACCGCTTGGTCCGCCTGGGCCTGACCAGTGGCGATGAAGCCATGCAGAAAGCCGTGTCGAACCTCGACGTGGTCACTGCCGACCTGCAGACCGCCGTGATGAAAACGCGGATGCAGCCGATCAAGAAAGTCTTCGGCCGCTTCCCGCGCCTGGTTCGCGACTTGGCGCGCCAGTTGAAGAAAGAGATCAACCTGGAACTGGTGGGTGAAGAAACCGACCTCGACAAAAACCTTGTCGAGGCCCTGGCCGACCCGCTGGTCCACTTGGTGCGCAACGCCGTCGACCACGGCGTGGAAACCCCGGAAGAACGCGAAGCCTCGGGCAAGTCCCGTGGCGGCAAGGTGATTCTGGCGGCCGAGCAAGAAGGCGACCACATCCTGCTGTCGATCACCGATGACGGCAAGGGCATGGACCCGACCATCCTGCGCAATATCGCGGTCAAGCGTGGCGTGATGGACAAGGACGCCGCCGACCGCCTGACCGACACCGAGTGCTACAACCTGATCTTCGCCCCGGGCTTCTCGACCAAGACCGAGATTTCTGATGTGTCCGGCCGTGGCGTGGGCATGGACGTGGTGAAGACCAAGATCAGCCAGCTCAACGGCTCGATCAACATTTACTCGACCAAGGGCCAGGGCTCGAAGATCGTGATCAAGGTGCCGTTGACCTTGGCGATCATGCCGACCCTGATGGTGATGCTGGGCAACCAGGCCTTCGCCTTCCCGCTGGTCAACGTCAACGAAATCTTCCACCTCGACCTGTCGCGCACCAACGTGGTGGACGGTCAGGAAGTGGTGATCGTGCGCGACAAGGCGTTGCCACTGTTCTACCTCAAGCGTTGGCTGGTGGCATCGGCCAAGCATGAAGAGCAGCGCGAAGGCCACGTGGTGATTCTCTCCGTGGGCACCCAGCGGATCGGCTTTGTGGTCGATCAATTGGTGGGTCAGGAAGAGGTGGTCATCAAGCCTTTGGGCAAAATGCTGCAGGGAACCCCGGGCATGTCCGGTGCGACCATCACCGGTGACGGTCGGATCGCGCTGATTCTCGATGTTCCGAGCATGCTCAAGCGTTACGCCGCTCGGCGTATTTGA
- the flhA gene encoding flagellar biosynthesis protein FlhA gives MLSTARGTLTDLSRGNLGVPLLLLVMLAMMMLPMPPFLLDVFFTFNIALSVVVLLVCVYALRPLDFAVFPTILLVATLLRLALNVASTRVVMLHGQDGHAAAGKVIQAFGEVVIGGNYVVGIVVFAILMIINFVVVTKGAGRISEVSARFTLDAMPGKQMAIDADLNAGLIDQNQAKSRRLEVAQEAEFYGSMDGASKFVRGDAIAGLLILFINLIGGMAVGIFQHGMTFGDAGKVYALLTIGDGLVAQLPSLLLSTAAAIMVTRASGSEDMGKQISRQMFASPKALAVAAGIMAVMGIVPGMPHFSFLTMAALAGGGAYLFWKKQNQVKVIAQQEIARQQELLPSPARAQETKELGWDDVTPIDMIGLEVGYRLIPLVDRNQGGQLLARIKGVRKKLSQDLGFLMPTVHIRDNLDLAPSAYRLTLMGVILAEAEIYPDRELAINPGQVFGSLNGITAKDPAFGLDAVWIEISQRSQAQSLGYTVVDASTVVATHLNQILYKHSHELIGHEEVQQLMGLLAKASPKLAEELVPGVLSLSQLLKVLQALLAEQVPVRDIRSIAEAIANNAAKSQDTAALVAAVRVGLSRAIVQSIVGLDSELPVITLEPRLEQILLNSIQKAGQGQEEGVLLEPSMAEKLQRSLIDAAQRQEMQGQPVILLVAGPVRAMLSRFGRLAVPNLHVLAYQEIPDNKQVTIVATVGPNG, from the coding sequence ATGCTCAGCACGGCCCGTGGCACCCTGACTGACCTCTCGCGGGGCAATCTGGGTGTGCCGTTGTTGTTGCTGGTGATGCTGGCAATGATGATGTTGCCGATGCCGCCGTTCCTGCTGGACGTGTTCTTCACCTTCAACATTGCGCTGTCGGTGGTGGTGTTGTTGGTGTGCGTCTACGCCCTGCGCCCGCTGGATTTTGCGGTGTTCCCGACGATTCTGCTGGTGGCGACCCTGCTGCGCCTGGCGCTCAACGTGGCGTCCACCCGCGTGGTGATGCTCCACGGCCAGGACGGCCACGCCGCTGCCGGCAAGGTGATCCAGGCCTTCGGTGAGGTGGTGATCGGCGGTAACTACGTGGTCGGTATCGTGGTGTTTGCGATCCTGATGATCATCAACTTTGTGGTGGTCACCAAGGGCGCCGGGCGGATTTCCGAGGTGAGCGCGCGTTTCACCCTCGACGCCATGCCGGGCAAACAGATGGCCATCGACGCCGACCTCAACGCCGGCCTGATCGACCAGAACCAAGCCAAGTCCCGCCGCCTGGAAGTGGCCCAGGAAGCCGAGTTCTACGGCTCCATGGACGGTGCCAGCAAATTCGTACGCGGTGACGCCATCGCCGGCCTGTTGATTCTGTTCATCAACCTGATCGGCGGTATGGCCGTGGGTATCTTCCAACACGGCATGACGTTCGGCGATGCGGGCAAGGTGTACGCCTTGCTGACCATCGGTGACGGTTTAGTGGCGCAATTGCCATCACTGTTGTTATCTACAGCTGCCGCGATCATGGTGACCCGTGCCTCGGGCTCCGAAGACATGGGCAAGCAGATCAGCCGCCAGATGTTCGCGTCGCCCAAGGCCCTGGCCGTGGCGGCAGGCATCATGGCAGTCATGGGCATCGTGCCGGGCATGCCGCACTTTTCGTTCCTGACCATGGCGGCATTGGCCGGTGGCGGCGCCTACCTGTTCTGGAAAAAGCAGAACCAGGTCAAAGTCATTGCCCAGCAAGAGATCGCGCGCCAGCAGGAACTGCTGCCATCCCCGGCCCGCGCCCAGGAAACCAAGGAGTTGGGCTGGGACGACGTGACCCCGATCGACATGATCGGCCTGGAAGTCGGCTACCGCCTGATCCCCCTGGTAGACCGCAACCAGGGCGGCCAATTGCTCGCGCGGATCAAGGGTGTGCGCAAGAAGCTGTCCCAGGACCTGGGGTTCTTGATGCCCACCGTGCATATCCGCGACAACCTCGACCTGGCGCCCAGTGCCTATCGCCTGACCCTGATGGGCGTGATCCTGGCCGAAGCCGAGATCTACCCGGACCGCGAACTGGCGATCAACCCAGGGCAGGTATTCGGCAGCCTCAACGGCATAACCGCCAAAGATCCGGCTTTTGGCCTGGACGCGGTATGGATCGAAATCAGCCAGCGCAGCCAGGCACAGTCCCTGGGCTACACCGTGGTGGACGCCAGCACCGTGGTCGCCACCCACCTCAACCAGATTCTGTACAAGCACTCCCATGAGCTGATCGGCCATGAGGAAGTCCAGCAATTGATGGGGTTGCTGGCCAAAGCGTCGCCTAAACTGGCTGAAGAACTGGTGCCGGGCGTGCTGTCGCTGTCGCAGCTGCTGAAGGTATTGCAGGCACTGCTGGCCGAACAGGTGCCGGTACGCGACATTCGCAGCATTGCCGAGGCCATCGCCAACAATGCCGCCAAGAGTCAAGATACTGCCGCCCTGGTGGCTGCGGTGCGCGTCGGATTGTCGCGCGCAATCGTCCAAAGCATTGTAGGGCTTGACTCCGAGCTGCCTGTGATCACCTTGGAACCAAGGTTGGAACAAATATTGCTCAATAGTATTCAGAAGGCAGGACAAGGCCAGGAAGAGGGCGTTCTGCTGGAGCCAAGCATGGCTGAGAAGCTGCAGCGTTCGTTGATCGACGCCGCACAGCGCCAGGAAATGCAGGGCCAACCGGTGATTCTGCTGGTGGCCGGCCCCGTCCGGGCGATGTTGTCGCGGTTTGGACGCCTGGCAGTACCGAATTTGCACGTTTTGGCTTATCAGGAAATTCCTGACAACAAGCAAGTGACTATCGTCGCGACAGTAGGGCCCAACGGCTGA
- the fliA gene encoding RNA polymerase sigma factor FliA, which yields MTSSGYNLYKKSARDSQGELIERYAPLVKRIAYHLLARLPASVQVEDLIQAGMIGLLEVSTKYDASKGASFETYAGIRIRGAMLDEVRKGDWAPRSVHRNTRMVSDAIRAIEAKTGRDAKDHEVAAELQLSLDDYYGILNDTLGSRLFSFDDLLQDGEHEGLHEDGASAHMEPSRDLEDERFQGALADAIANLPERERLVLALYYDEELNLKEIGEVLGVSESRVSQLHSQCAARLRGRLGEWRAR from the coding sequence ATGACATCCAGCGGCTACAACCTTTACAAGAAATCGGCACGTGACAGCCAAGGTGAGTTGATCGAGCGCTATGCGCCCCTGGTCAAGCGCATCGCCTATCACTTGCTGGCACGCCTGCCCGCCAGCGTCCAGGTCGAAGACCTGATCCAGGCGGGCATGATCGGCCTGCTCGAAGTGTCGACCAAGTACGACGCGAGCAAGGGTGCCAGTTTCGAGACGTATGCGGGTATCCGCATCCGTGGCGCGATGCTCGATGAAGTGCGTAAAGGTGACTGGGCGCCGCGTTCGGTACACCGCAATACGCGCATGGTCAGTGACGCAATTCGCGCAATTGAAGCAAAAACCGGTCGCGACGCTAAAGATCACGAAGTTGCGGCCGAACTCCAATTGAGTCTCGACGATTACTACGGGATTTTGAACGATACCTTGGGCAGCCGCCTGTTCAGTTTCGACGACCTGCTGCAGGACGGCGAACACGAAGGGCTGCACGAGGACGGCGCGAGTGCTCATATGGAGCCATCGCGCGACCTGGAAGATGAACGTTTCCAGGGCGCCTTGGCGGACGCGATTGCCAATTTGCCGGAGCGTGAGCGGCTGGTGTTGGCGCTGTACTACGACGAAGAGCTGAACCTCAAGGAAATCGGTGAGGTCCTGGGAGTCAGCGAGTCGCGGGTCAGCCAGTTGCACAGCCAGTGCGCAGCCCGCTTGCGGGGGCGTTTGGGAGAGTGGCGAGCGCGCTGA
- the flhB gene encoding flagellar biosynthesis protein FlhB — translation MAESESGQDKTEDPTEKRKKDSREKGEIARSKELNTVATMMAGAGGLLIYGGGLALDLLELMKHNFTLPREVLLNPDSMGQYLLHSGKIAILAVQPILITLLLAALIGPVALGGWLFAAGSMAPKFSRMNPAAGLKRMFSAKALVELLKALAKFILILFVALTVLSSDIDDLLRIAHEPLESAIIHSVQVVGWSALWMAAGLIIIAAVDAPIQLWESHKKLLMTKQEVRDEHKDQEGRPEVKQRIRQLQREMSQRKMMASVPDADVVITNPTHYAVALKYDPDKGGAPMLLAKGSDFTALKIREIAVANDILLLESPELARSIFYSTDLDQEIPAGLYLAVAQVLAYVYQIRQYRAGKGKRPDPLKDLPIPPDLRRDS, via the coding sequence ATGGCCGAGAGCGAGAGTGGTCAGGACAAAACAGAAGACCCCACGGAGAAACGTAAAAAGGACTCCAGGGAAAAGGGCGAGATTGCACGCTCCAAAGAGCTGAATACCGTCGCCACCATGATGGCCGGCGCGGGCGGCCTGCTGATCTACGGCGGCGGCTTGGCGCTGGACCTGCTGGAGTTGATGAAGCACAACTTCACCTTGCCCCGCGAAGTGCTGCTCAACCCTGATTCAATGGGGCAATACCTGCTGCATTCGGGCAAGATCGCGATCCTGGCGGTGCAGCCGATTCTGATCACCTTGCTGCTGGCCGCGCTGATCGGCCCGGTCGCCCTCGGCGGCTGGCTGTTTGCCGCCGGCAGCATGGCACCCAAATTCAGCCGCATGAACCCGGCGGCCGGGCTCAAGCGCATGTTCTCCGCCAAGGCCCTGGTGGAGCTGCTCAAGGCCTTGGCCAAGTTCATCCTGATTCTGTTCGTGGCCTTGACGGTATTGTCGTCCGACATCGACGACCTGCTGCGCATTGCCCACGAACCGCTGGAGTCGGCGATCATCCACAGCGTGCAGGTGGTGGGCTGGAGCGCGCTGTGGATGGCCGCCGGGCTGATCATCATTGCCGCCGTGGATGCGCCGATCCAATTGTGGGAAAGCCACAAGAAACTGCTGATGACCAAGCAGGAAGTGCGTGACGAGCACAAGGACCAGGAAGGCCGCCCCGAGGTCAAGCAACGCATCCGCCAGCTGCAGCGGGAAATGTCCCAGCGCAAGATGATGGCCTCGGTGCCCGACGCCGACGTGGTGATCACCAACCCGACCCACTACGCCGTCGCCCTCAAATACGACCCGGACAAAGGCGGCGCGCCGATGCTGCTGGCCAAGGGCAGCGACTTCACCGCCCTCAAGATCCGCGAAATCGCCGTGGCCAACGACATCCTGCTGCTGGAGTCGCCGGAGCTGGCGCGATCGATTTTCTACTCCACCGACCTCGACCAGGAAATCCCCGCTGGGTTGTACCTGGCTGTGGCCCAGGTGCTGGCGTATGTCTATCAGATCCGCCAATACCGCGCCGGCAAGGGCAAACGCCCAGACCCGCTCAAAGACCTGCCGATCCCGCCGGACTTGCGCCGCGATTCCTGA
- a CDS encoding DNA-binding protein has product MGVVTGTVKSYDPQIGEGLIVLDGNAEQVLLDRRVSGGVRLSVGVKVALQMIHRPAGVYASCVRLL; this is encoded by the coding sequence ATGGGTGTGGTGACGGGAACGGTTAAATCTTACGACCCGCAGATCGGTGAAGGTTTGATTGTGCTGGATGGCAATGCAGAGCAGGTATTGCTGGATCGGCGCGTTTCGGGCGGGGTTCGGCTTTCGGTGGGCGTGAAAGTGGCGCTGCAGATGATCCACCGACCAGCTGGCGTGTACGCGTCATGCGTGAGGCTGCTGTAG
- a CDS encoding protein phosphatase CheZ: MEHKESSQGDFESTLKKHAHQLVDSLEKGQFGDAVQLIHELNQTRDRGLYQEVGKLTRELHSAIVNFQIDPHMPQAEEISQITDATERLSYVVRLTEAAANRTMDLVENATPLVNGMATEAQALSHDWGRFMRREVGAEEFRELARRVEGFLSRSEQENRTVSSNLNDILLAQDYQDLTGQVIKRVTQLVTEVESNLLKLVLMAGQVDRFAGIEHDREAILSEKDPKKHLAKGEGPQIHADKREDVVSGQDDVDDLLSSLGF, from the coding sequence ATGGAGCATAAAGAATCATCACAGGGAGACTTTGAGTCGACCCTGAAAAAGCATGCTCACCAGTTGGTCGACAGCCTTGAAAAAGGCCAGTTCGGCGACGCGGTGCAGTTGATCCATGAGCTCAACCAGACCCGTGACCGCGGCCTGTACCAGGAAGTGGGCAAGCTCACACGCGAGCTGCACAGTGCGATCGTCAATTTCCAGATTGACCCGCATATGCCCCAGGCCGAGGAAATCTCGCAGATCACGGATGCCACCGAACGCCTGTCCTACGTGGTCAGGCTGACTGAGGCGGCGGCCAACCGCACCATGGACCTGGTGGAAAACGCCACGCCCCTGGTCAATGGCATGGCCACTGAAGCCCAAGCCCTGAGCCACGACTGGGGCCGCTTCATGCGCCGCGAAGTGGGGGCTGAAGAGTTCCGTGAGCTGGCGCGTCGGGTTGAAGGTTTTCTGTCACGCAGCGAGCAGGAAAACCGCACGGTTTCCAGCAACCTCAATGACATTCTGCTGGCCCAGGATTACCAGGACCTTACTGGCCAGGTGATCAAGCGTGTGACCCAGTTGGTCACCGAAGTGGAAAGCAACTTGCTCAAATTAGTGCTTATGGCAGGCCAGGTTGACCGTTTTGCCGGCATCGAACATGACCGCGAAGCGATCCTCTCGGAAAAAGATCCAAAAAAACATCTCGCCAAGGGTGAAGGTCCGCAGATTCATGCCGATAAACGTGAAGACGTTGTGTCAGGTCAGGATGACGTAGATGACCTGTTATCCAGTTTAGGCTTCTAA